The window GATTAATTTATTTATTTTTCTTAAATTGTGATTTTAAAGGCACCTACAAACCAATGGTTTAAATAAACAAAGCGCCGGTTTTGAATGTTTAAATCATCAATCACTTACATCTATGAAAAAATTCGACATAAAATATGCCGTAAAAGGCAAGCAGTTTGATCTGAATATCCGCGCCAAATCCGACTCGGTCATCAAAGGGGTTTATTACTCGCTTTATATGCATGGGGTTTGGCTGGCCAATATTTATAAAACAGGTATGGAGCAATATAAAGCACTATCATATACCAGTGCCTTTCATCAGCATGAACTGGAAGCGATAGGGCGGCAAATTGACTTGGTTAACTAAATTGCAAAATTGTTAAGCGGGTGCTTTTTCTCTTATAATGACATGATTTCGAGTTGCTGATTATCAATATCCAATAACCGTCATTGCGAGGTACGAAGCAATCCCCGACATGCTAAGTCCCACATAGTTCGGGATTGCTTCGTACCTCGCAATGACGGTAGTTTAGCACATTGGTTTAACTATATTTCGTTGCACGGCATAATATTTTTTTTTCAGGCTTACCTGATGGTTACTCGCAAAGACGCTGAGAAGCAAAGAAAAATAAGAAAATCGGCTTTTGTTTTTCTTCAACGATTGAACATAGCCGGATTAAAAAAAAGCGGGTAATGCATAAACACTACCCGCCCTCATTGTAATATTAAACTTTATTGTTATTCAATAACGCTTACTTTAAGCATATTGGTTTTGCCTTGTTTAATAATTGGCACGGCTGCTGTGTTAATAACTACATCGCCAGCTTTAATAAGTTCTGCACTTTTAAGTATGTTGTTTACATCGCTGATGGTATCATCTGTACTTTCAAGCTTATCGTAATAAAACGAACGTACGCCCCAAACCAGGCTAAGCGCGTTAAGCAATTGCTTGTTTGATGTAAATATATAGGTACTTGCCTTAGGCCTGTGGCTTGATATTTCAAAAGCGGTATAACCAGAAGTAGTCATGGATACAATACCTACCGCATCGGTGCGCTGTGCCAGGTGAACTGCCGACTCACAAAGCGCGTTGCTCAGGTAATTTGCAGCAGTTGCGTCAACTTTTTCTTGTTTTGATGTATTATAAGGATAGCCCAGTTCTTCTACATTGCGTACAATTTTGGCCATGGTTTCAATAACAATAACCGGGAACTCGCCAACAGATGTTTCGCCGCTTAGCATTACTGCATCGGCACCATCCAGTACAGAGTTGGCTACGTCATTAACCTCGGCGCGGGTTGGGCGCGGGGTGGTTATCATTGATTCCAGCATCTGGGTAGCCACAATTACCGGTTTTGAAGCCGCGCGGCATTTGCGGGCAATCATTTTTTGCAGCAACGGTACTTCTTCCAAAGGCATTTCAACACCCAAATCGCCACGGGCAACCATTACACCATCGGTAGCTGCAATAATTTCGTCTATATTATCAATAGCCTCTGGCTTTTCAACTTTAGCAATAACCTTGGCAGCCTTGCCGCTTTTGGCAATAATTTCTTTAAGTTCGATGATGTCCTGGCCGGTACGTACAAATGATAAACCAATCCACTCTACATCATATTTTAATGCAAATTGCAGGTTAATCAAATCCTCTTCGGTTAAGCTGGGGATAGATACTTTGGTGTTGGGCAGGTTAACACCTTTACGCGATGTTAATATACCACCATGCACTACTTCGCACATTACGGTATCAACCCTGTTTGTTTCAATTACCCTTAACTGTAGTTTACCATCGTCCAGTAAAATAATTTCACCGGCCTGTACATCCTGTGGGAAGGTATCGTAAGTGATATAAATCTGCTCGTCGTTACCAATACATTCCTGTGTGGTAATTTTTATTTGGGTACCGTTTACTAAGTGGATACCGCCATCTTTTACTAAACCAATACGAATTTTAGGGCCTTGCAAATCGGCAAGGATGCCAACATTGGTTTTGTATTCTGCATTAATTTCCCTGATAGTATCAATAACTCCTTTATGATCTTCGGGGCGTCCATGCGAAAAGTTAAGACGGCAAACGTTTACACCAGCCTTTATCATCGCTAATAAAACTTCTTTTTTAGCTGATGCCGGGCCCATGGTGGCAACAATCTTAGTACGGTTATAGTATAATTTCATATTAATCGGGTTAAACTGGCTTTGTATTCACATTAGGTGTGATACCAACACTTTTAAAATTTTGCGCTAAAATAACAGATTTTCCCGTGATTTTATTTTTTTCGGATCAATCTTTACTGCGGCAACAATTTCGGGTATTTTATTTAGGGTTGATATCAGGTTATCAAGGTCGGTATCATCAATATAATTACGCACCATTAAAAAATAATCGGCACTCTTCATTTCGGGCACTAAATAGCCCTCAGAGCCTTTATTGCCAATAAAATAAAAATCGGTTTCGGTGGTTTCCCAGTTATAATGGTATTTGGAGAACAAAACGGGTTCGCTTCCGGGGTAAATATCAACAGACAGATCTTCAGTTTTAATAAAATTAAAATTTAAAAATTTGTTGATAAGATAACATACACGGTAATCTTTTAACGAAGAAGTTACCGCAATAAGCACAAAATCAAAATCGATCTCAAACTTTAAAAATTTCCTGTTCAAAATCATTACTTTTACCGCATCAAAAATACAAATCCAAACCGCTTCAATAAAATTTTGTTATCGAATTATATTGTAAAAGTTTTAGATTTGATTATTGACAGAATTTATTTTTCTTTGCACTGAATTTTTATTAATCATTAAACTATAAAGACTATGTCTGATATCGCTTCAAGAGTAAAAGCTATTATCGTAGAAAAACTGGGTGTTGACGAAAGTGAAGTTACACCAGAAGCGAGTTTCACCAACGACCTTGGTGCCGACTCGTTAGACACCGTGGAATTAATCATGGAGTTTGAAAAAGAATTTAACGTGGCTATTCCTGACGATCAGGCTGAAACTATCGGTACTGTAGGTCAGGCTGTTGCTTACCTTGAAAAAAACGTTAAATAAGACTCCCTAACTGGATTAAATGGAGTTCAAAAGAGTTGTAGTAACCGGGCTTGGAGCACTTACTCCAATTGGTAATACCGTTTCTGAATATTGGAATGGTTTAATCAATGGGGTAAGTGGCGCTGCCTTTATTAAAAGTTTTGATACCACACATTTCAAAACTAAGTTCGCATGTGAAGTAAAGGGCTTTGATGCGGATGGTTTTTTGGGTCGTAAAGATGCCCGTAAATTAGATCCGTTTGTTCAATACGCGCTTTTTTCAACAGAAGAGGCAGTGAAAGACGCGGGTTTAGATTTCTCGAAACTGGATACCAGCCGTATAGGTGTTATCTGGGGATCGGGCATTGGCGGTTTAAAAACGTTTTTGGATGAAGTTGTAAACTTTGCCAAGGGCGATGGCACCCCACGTTTTAACCCATTTTTTATTCCTAAGATGATAGCGGATATAGCCCCCGGCCATATCTCGATCAAATATGGTTTGCGCGGTCCAAACTTTTCAACAGTTTCTGCCTGTGCTTCATCAAACAATTCGCTTATCGATTCTTTTAACTATATCCGTTTGGGTAAAGCTAATATGTT is drawn from Mucilaginibacter ginsenosidivorax and contains these coding sequences:
- the pyk gene encoding pyruvate kinase — its product is MKLYYNRTKIVATMGPASAKKEVLLAMIKAGVNVCRLNFSHGRPEDHKGVIDTIREINAEYKTNVGILADLQGPKIRIGLVKDGGIHLVNGTQIKITTQECIGNDEQIYITYDTFPQDVQAGEIILLDDGKLQLRVIETNRVDTVMCEVVHGGILTSRKGVNLPNTKVSIPSLTEEDLINLQFALKYDVEWIGLSFVRTGQDIIELKEIIAKSGKAAKVIAKVEKPEAIDNIDEIIAATDGVMVARGDLGVEMPLEEVPLLQKMIARKCRAASKPVIVATQMLESMITTPRPTRAEVNDVANSVLDGADAVMLSGETSVGEFPVIVIETMAKIVRNVEELGYPYNTSKQEKVDATAANYLSNALCESAVHLAQRTDAVGIVSMTTSGYTAFEISSHRPKASTYIFTSNKQLLNALSLVWGVRSFYYDKLESTDDTISDVNNILKSAELIKAGDVVINTAAVPIIKQGKTNMLKVSVIE
- a CDS encoding IPExxxVDY family protein, with the translated sequence MNRKFLKFEIDFDFVLIAVTSSLKDYRVCYLINKFLNFNFIKTEDLSVDIYPGSEPVLFSKYHYNWETTETDFYFIGNKGSEGYLVPEMKSADYFLMVRNYIDDTDLDNLISTLNKIPEIVAAVKIDPKKIKSRENLLF
- a CDS encoding acyl carrier protein, which produces MSDIASRVKAIIVEKLGVDESEVTPEASFTNDLGADSLDTVELIMEFEKEFNVAIPDDQAETIGTVGQAVAYLEKNVK